TCTGCCGCTTCTCCCGAAGCTTCTGCACCACAAGTACCAGGCCCACGGCCAGGAGCAGGGCGGCCAGGAGGGAGAAGACCACGATGATGGCAATGGTGGCCTCCTGCGACTGTTGGTGGGGGGACAGGGGTGACCCACCTGAACTCGGGCATCCCGTCCACCCCCGCCTGAGAATTATCTGGGAAGGCTAATCCCCTCCCCCCGCAGCCGCCACTTTTGGTGACTGGCTTCCTCCACTCAGGGCTCCTGATCCCCATCATATCACATCTGCGGTTCCCAGCCTCCCCCACCTGCCATGTCTGGGGTCCTTCTCCCAAGCGCCTGCTCATCTAGGCTCCTAGATCACTCCTTCCCTGCCTGAGAGGCATAGGGGGCTCCTGGACCCCCTACACTTGCCAAgcatggtattcttttttttgggggtgtgtgtgtgtgtgtgtgtgtgtgtgtgtgtgtgtgtcttagttccccaaccagttgCCAAgcatggtattctttttttttggtgtgtgtgtgtgtgtgtgtgtgtgtgtgtgtgtgtgtcttagttccccaaccagggatctaacctgtgccccctacgttggaagcgcggagtcttaaccactagaccgccagggaagtgccgCCAGGCATGGTGTTCTTGACCATCCCCTTCCTGGGGTTCTCTGGTCTCCCCATTTGCCATGTTGATACTCTGGTCTCTCCCACTTAGGGTACTCCAATGCCTCCCCCACCGTCCAGCCTGCCGCCTCTGGGAATCTAGGCCCTCCCACCTGCTACACGGGGGACTCCCGAATAAAATCTCTGCCGCTCTTCTCCCACATATACCCCAACTCACCAGGGCCCCATtggagccagggctggggccagagGGTGTAATGGTGCTGTTCCCACTTACAGTGGGGTCCGGTGCTGCAGGGCGGTGGTAGAGAAGATAAATGAATCCCCATCTGTTCCTTCCCATCTGGAAGCATCTGCATCTTCCTTGGTCATTTCCCCTCGTTAGAACTCTGCCCTTTTGAGTCTTTCATTCTGTGAGCGGCCTCCACACAGGGGCTGGCCCCGCTGATTTTGCTCCACAGGGCACCCCTTACCCAGGGGAGCCCAGCGCTGAGTAATCAGCCAACAGTGGTCTGCAGTTTGCCCAGAGTTGGGGGCTATTATAATGGATGGTGTGGGGAAGCTcaaccctccccccaaccccagcctcgCCTCTCCGGCCCTTCCTCTGCCCTTAAGGATCTGGGCGGATCCTGCATTTCCCTGGAGTGTCTGACTCACACCTCCCCCCAGGCTCCCGAAACTGGAATAGAGGGCTGAAAGGCTGCGTCCCCACCTCTGGTCAGCCTGCTCCACCTGGGCTTGGAGCCCCAGGCAGGCCTCCTCCTGGCTTCCATCTCCCCCAGACTGCTCAACCCTACTGAGACTCCGGCCCGCAGGCCTCTTCTCCCGGCAGCTCACAATTCCGCCCAACTCAGGAATTCTCCTAGACCAAGTCCAACCGTCCAAGGAAGGACACAGAAATTCTACGCCCCCAGCCCTACCCCAGACTCTAGACTCCTGCTCCCAAGGCATCGCATGCCCGCTCCTGGGTTCTTGCCCTCTCAGCGTCCCAGGCACCCAGCGCTTCTAAGCCCGGACCCCCAGTGCCCCCGACCGGTACCTACTTTGCCCCCAGACCCGGCCCCAGCGGGTCAGCAGCAGCGACAGGCCGAGCGCCAAGAGCAGCCCCAGGCCGGGGCTCGCCATGGGCCGGGTGACGGGCTGGTGGCACCGGGGACGGGGCTTGTCGCGCGCGCCGCTCCTACCGCATCTCGGGCGGGAGACGGGTACCTTCGACCCCGCACCTGGGGGCTGGAAAGGAGAAAGGCCGGAgcgtgggggagggggctggacccGAGCGCAGGCCCCTGGGAGGGGCGACCCGCGCCGGCCACCCAGGagtcccgccccgccccccgccgccagAGGTCAGAGATTAAAGATTAACTCGGGGCGGCGCGTTCCTgggctggggaaaggggaagggaaggggggaggggtggcaggcCCAGCCGCGTGACCTGCCTCCCTACCTGGCCCGGGCGTCTTCGACCCCGCTCAGGGTCCCGATCCCTGTCCCTCTCTCGAACCCTCGATCCGTCGGTCAGTGGCTCGGTCGGACTCTTCCAGCTCCGCCGGCTCACGTGACCCGGAAAGTTTAGTCACTCACCTTGGAGGTGAGCGCACTTCCGGCTTGTGCACCTGAGCCTAGATGAAAGGGCGGGGCCAAGCGGGGGCGGGTCCGCGCCGCGGAAGCACCTGTAACGGGAACCCAATCCCATAATCGGGAGGAGTGAAAAGGGGCGGAAGCGCGCAGGTGTAAAAGGGGCCTCTCACCTGCACCGCAGGTACATCTGTAGAATCGTCCAGGTGTGGAGACACACGGGGCATGGAGTCACCGATGTGTGAGGCACTCCTGTCTGGGGCAGACCGGGATGGGGAGCCTCTAATGAAAAAACACTGGTGTGGGACACACCTGTATGGGAACAAACGTGTAAAGAAATCTGCACGGATGTGTAAGAACACCCATGGAATACGTCTGCTTTGAATCACAACACATCTCTTTGGAGTATAGCTGAATGGAAGCCTACCTGTGTGGAAAACAGCTGTATAGAACACACCTGCATGGTTACAAACACCTGGCTGAGGCACTTTGGCGCGGGGTACATCTGGGGAATGCATCTACATGGCTCACCTATGAAATGAACAAGACTTGCAGAAGGAATTCCTGTGTGTAAAGGTATTGGAAACAACTGTACGAGACATACCTACATTTAAGTACACCTGTAGGGGACCCAGTTATATGGAAAGAGCCCCGTAGGGGTGAATGATTAAATGGAACACACGTATGGCGTGGGAGGCTCTATAACGCATTCCTGGGTGGAGGAACACCTGCTGAGAAATATACCTGTGAGGTGAAGGAAACAGCTGCATAGAATTGAGCTCACACGAGAGGAAGACCTGAGCACGCCTGCATGGGGCACACTCACATAGAAGCACATCggggggggctgggggctcatGTGTATTGAGGTCCACCTGTCAAGGATGCATCTGTGAGAAAACATTTGTCTGGGGCATCTCCGTGGGAAAATATCTGTACGGCACCTGCAAGGGCGACCTGTGAATGAAAACGTCTGTGAGGGGACCCTCTACAAGAGGCTCGTTTGAGCACACCTGTCTGGGCAGAAGCTGAGTGGGAACCATGTGTGCCCTCACGATCGTCCTTTGGATAAAGGACGATGATAATAAGACGACCCCCTCCTGGAGACTCTAGAGAGATGAATGATGGTTAAGGGAAAATTAATCCCTTCTAGGGCACACAGCGATGTTGCGTAAGAATCCCAGGTCTAGTTAAATCTCTGCTTTTCCCCTTCCTGGGCATGTGGACTGCGGTGAGCGGCTTAACCTCCTGTTTcgtcatctgtgaagtgggaaagCCAGTCCCACTTACCTTATAGGGTTTTAGCGAGGACGACGCGAGGGGTGAGTAAAAGGTCAAGGCTTGTGCAAAGCAATGAATCaacgttagctattattattattcactgtCAAAAGATCTGGGCGCCCCTCCCCCTAATGGCGAATCGAGAAACTGCGCCCGAAACTAGTGGGAGGGGCATTCGGCAGGTGCAGCGAGCGCGACAGGCTGGGGCCCCGCTTCCAGCTACGCGGTCCTTATCCCCAGCTGCTCCTGGGACTCTGAGATCCCCGCCTAGGCCGGTCGGGAGAAAGCACTCTGCTCGGCGTCTGGATCCGGCAGAGGACCCTTTAAGACCGCGAGGCGAGCCGGGGGCCGCGGGGCCCAAGGCAGCTTGGGGTCAGTGGGGAGGCCCCGCCTAGGTGGGTGAGCAAGGCGGGACCGCAGGGCACAGCTCCTGCGGCTCTGGCCAATAGGAAACCGACTTTGCAGCCGCGCCGCGTGTTGATCTTCTGTTTCCCAGTCTGAGTGGGACGGAGAAAGGAGGCGCGCGGGCGGGAAGAAAACACGGAGGAAGAGCAAGGCGACTTGATTTTCTGCTTCTGTGGCCGCTTAGGCAATGTGAAATGAGCGGGCGGGCTGTTGCAGGGCTAGATGGCACAGAGTTGGTTCTGAGTACGTCTAGGGAAACCGAGAACTTTAGTTCCTGAGGAGGATTAGTAGAGGAGGGAGGTCAAGAAAGGGATTCTGTAACCCAATCCTTGACATCTCCCTACCTCGTCCCCTTGGGCAGAGGGTAAACTGAGGCACGCAGAAACGGAACTCTGAAACCAGACCTGAGATCATTGATCTCTCGAACCCCCCTTCCCAGAATGAACGTGGTGCTCCCTAGATTGTGCTAATACCAGCGCATCCCTGACACGCCCCCCCAGCTccgcccccatccccctccccccccaatgCGGAAGAGACGCAAGTTCTGGCGCGGGCGGCGACGGCTAGCAGTCACCGCCTCCTACAACTGCCAGAGCCGGGCAGACAGCGCGGAGGCTGCGGTGGCAGTGGCCGCGGAGCTGGCCCTGCGGggcccctggggggagggggagccgtCAAGCCCCCGCTGAGGCCGCCGCTAccgggcctcccctccccccggggCGGGCGCCATGCGGGGGGGCCCGGGCGATGCGGAGCGGCGTCAGCGCTGGGGTCGCCTCTTCGAGGAGCTGGACAGTAACAAGGATGGTCGCGTGGACGTCCACGAGTTGCGCCAGGGACTGGCCCGGCTGGGCGGGGGCAACCCGGACCGCGGAGCACAACAGGTACCCTCGCCGGAACCCCCTCTTGGCTCGTGGCGCTGGAGCCCAGCCCGCGCAGGGTAACCCGAGCCGCTGAATGGAGCGCCGGGAGCAGCCCGGGACTGCCCGTGGCTGGACTCCAGGACCTGTTCCTAGCTTGGGAGTCCTtgtccccttccccctgcccgcCCGTGTCCGGGCCTAACGGGCTCGCTCAAGACAGGACCACCGAGGCCCCCGGCCTGCAGTTTCGGCTGCCTCCTCTCTCGGGGTGAGGGATGTCTGCCTGGGAATGGGGCCGCGTGCGCTTTCCTGCCCACTGTCCGGGACATACCCTTCTCTGAACTCTTTGCACAACCCGAGACACAAGGCCTGCACCCACCTCCAGGAGAcacaccctccccagcctctgtgTTTACATTCCCTTCCCTGTCCTTTCCTGGGCTTGGCTCTATGCCCCAGGCTGTCCCAGCCAAGGATCCGATCCTATCCGAGGCCACCCTCAGCTGGGGATGCACCTATCAAAGCAGGAACTTGACCCCAAGCCCGTGCATGTGTCCCCACACACCTGGAGGCCCAGATGCCACTGGACTGTCTCCATAGCACCCTGAGACCTCCAGTCAacctcccactttacagatgggaaaacagaggcccTGCAGTTGTTCAGTGTGGATGTCATTGCCCCACATTGCCCAGTGCTGTCTCCAAGGAGAGCTCTTGAAACTGCCATGTGGACAAGTTCATATAAGAGACAGCTGGAAAGACAGGCTTTCAGAGACAAGAGCCCAAGTCCACCTACTCACTTCCCAGCTCTGTAACCTTGAACAAGTGACTTGACCTTGGAGAGCCTCGTTTTGCTCaccaggaaaactggacaaccgCTGTCCACCTCACAGACCTACCTTGGCCTTGGGCATCTTGTTGAGGAAAGAGATGATCAAGGGAGGGGGTGACTTCCCTGCCCTGGTCCTCTAGgtgcagggctggaggaggggggacCTGGGTTCCTGGGGCATAAGCTTGTCTTGCCTCCTCCAGATTGGGGGAGCAGCTTTCCAGAACTCCTTCTGGCCCTTCCCCCCTGCCAGGGCATCTCCCCTGAGAGTGATGCTGACTCAGATGGTGGCCTTGACCTGGAGGAGTTTATCCTGTATCTGCAGGAGCGGGAACAGCGCCTGCTACTTCTGTTCCACAGTCTGGACCGGAATCAGGATGGTAAGGCCCAGGGATGAGGCTGTGGGGGCCCTGGAGATGCCAACGGGGTTAGAACTGGCAGCGctaggaggaggagggagggccgCTTCTCCCTGATGACTCACAGGCTATTTTGGGAGCTCTCCTCACCCCCAGCTAGGTGGTTCGGGGCCCAGCCGGCCTATCAcacctccttttccttctgggtGGGACACTATTatttgttattcttatttttctgtggGACAAAGATCCCCCCATATTGCTCCTGGATTCCCTATGAGACAGAGACACCCCCATCGCTTTTTCTGGGCGTCCAATAATTGCCTCTCAACCCCCTGTGGCATAGGGACCCCCATAATTATCCCTGGATtcaatctttcattcattcatcaaacagaAGACCCCCCCCAATATGGCCCAGTTCTACCCCTCTTGATCCCAGTGGGTCAAGGACCCCCCCCAACCCTGCCACAAACCTCACCTTGGGTTCGTGGATCCACTGGTCTTCTTCAGTATCCCCATTCCAAGCTGTCCTGGTCCTCCATCTCAGGGTCCCTACACACATACTTCCCCACCTCGGGCCCCCTCCCCAGGTCATATCGACGTCTCTGAGATCCAGCAGAGTTTCCGAGCTCTGGGCATTTCCATCTCTCTGGAGCAGGCAGAGAAAATCCTGCACAGGTGAGTAGCGGGGTGTCCAGAATCCCAGGTAACTCAGGTCCCCAAGACCCCTCAGCCACCTTGAGCCTCTGAGCCTCAGAGCCAATCCCAAGGCAGTGGAGCTGAGATCTTGGCCCAGTTGcttcccctctctgaacctcagtttccccctctgtaaaatggggagctCCCAGTGCCAAGGAGCTCAGTCTATCCCCCAAGTCCACAAGAACCTCACTCAACTCACCCCTGAACCCAGGCACTGATTCAGTCCCACCtgtacccctccccccacagcaTGGACCGTGATGGTACCATGACCATTGACTGGCAGGAATGGCGTGACCACTTCCTATTGCACTCGCTGGAGAATGTGGAAGACGTGCTGTATTTCTGGAAGCATTCCACGGTGAGGTGGGGAGCGGCTGTCCCAGCCTGGTGGTCGGGCCCTCTTCCCCAGGGcatggggagaggggctggctcAGGACTCTAGAAGGAGGATCCACTGGGAGCAGCTGAGGAATGAGGCtctgctctcctcttcctccagctgGGGCTCCGGGGACCCATTTGGGGAGGTCTCTGCCAGCCGATGGGGACCCTTCAGACTTACTGTGGGGCCTCTGGGGGTTCAGGGAAGAAAGGGCTCACCAGATGGGGCATCTGGTCTCCCACCCTCAACCACATGGCTCTCTTTCTGCTGGTTTCTATTCCCCTCAATAAAGGATTCTGCTGCTGAAAAGACGAGTTAGGAAGCCACTGTCTT
The DNA window shown above is from Physeter macrocephalus isolate SW-GA unplaced genomic scaffold, ASM283717v5 random_483, whole genome shotgun sequence and carries:
- the CRB3 gene encoding protein crumbs homolog 3; the protein is MASPGLGLLLALGLSLLLTRWGRVWGQTPDPTVSGNSTITPSGPSPGSNGALSQEATIAIIVVFSLLAALLLAVGLVLVVQKLREKRQTEGTYRPSSEEQFSHAAEAQAPQDSKETVRGCLPI